In Rhinolophus ferrumequinum isolate MPI-CBG mRhiFer1 chromosome 8, mRhiFer1_v1.p, whole genome shotgun sequence, the DNA window AGAAACTTCTCATGTAAATACAAGGTGTGTACAATATAGTCCTCTTCTTCACTCCCTTCCTGGGCTTTCCCTGGCCTGTACCATTCCTTAACTTATTTCCTTCATACCACAGCATAATGCTGCATCCCCATGTTGCTCCCAAGTGATGCTTTTACTAAAATTCGATCTAATGTGACAGAAATACCCTGGTtctgttttcctgcttctttgcctTAAATTGTAGTACACTTAATTTGGGTTCTGCATCCAGCTTTACATTCAAGAGAGATGAATCCCCCCAAagtacacaaacaaacaaaaataactggaGAGCACAAAGGTAGAATTGCCTCAGTGCTTAGAAGTTGGAAAATGGTCTTTCTTCTTCATAATGGTCTCTCAATTGATGGGAATAAAATAAGGCTGAAATTGCTTTTCACATTCTGGCTCTGTTGGGGGCATTTTCACATAGACCCCTGTAGTAAGAGGGCTTCTTTTCTTAAGCTGccaaacacaaaaagaaacagtAATTATTATTGAGGAGTACAGAAGCCACTTCTAACCATAATAGGACTCAACAGCTATTGGGTCCCTACCCTGTTGAAAAATGGATGTTCACAACATACAGAATTATAAACTCCAGGAGATTTTCTTGATTTGgctattaaaattcattttagataTATAATTCTGTGCTATAGATGTAAAATAGCGATCATTTCCCCTGATTGGAAGATAGGAGAAAGAGACTTTGAGAGAGATTCAGAAAAAACACTCAAAATGCCTATAAGTGACTGGATGTTGTTTGTGAGGGGACAAGCTTGATAAGATAATACACTTTAGTTATCCTGTTGGAGAGCTGTATTTCTCATCTCCACTCCTCATaaactttttattactttttctctgTCTACATTAGTTTCCAGTTTTTATCACCTCAGTAAATTGAGGGCTAGCATACTACTCTGTGTAGTGGTTTATAGCAAATGCAGTAGGAAGAAACTGCAGCAACAGAACAGATTGAGAGAGGGTgttggaggagagagagggggaaggggagaaggaggcagggaaagaaagagaagggggagggaggaagggagagagaaagagagggaaaagttTGTGACAAAACCAGCCTTAGACAGAGGTGGCTGAAAGGGGTCCAAATAGGAGGCCTGATTCCATATCTCTGTCTCTTCCACCAACAACTGGGGTTCTCATTTACTGGGCTGGAAGGCAGGGAAAGACTTCCCAGTCAATATAACTGGGTAAAAGGGAGCCCTGGACAGGTATGATGTGGACAGCTACCACCTGGACAGGGAAGGTACAAATTGGATGGCACTGTGAGATGGCTTCCAGGTGACGCAGAGGGACATTAAGGGAGAGAATCAAACCTATCCAGGTGGTCTTCTCTAGCAGCATTTTGGCCAAGCTAATCTTGTGTTTCAGAGTTATTAACCTATGTACACTTGTCACGAAGATAAAGAGTAAAACAGCTGCCCCATGTTATTCAAATGGTTACTCAAACTGAAACCCTGTTCAGAAGCACACAAATATTCAATGTCAAACACACTCATCTAAAATGTTAGTCATTCTGAAACCTCAAAGGCCAATGCCAAGGGTTCTAGTGTGTTCTTCACAACtgtccttttcttcatttattgctTCAGCTCAAGAAAAGTAAACTCAGAGGCGTCATCTGGCCAGTTGTTATCATTAAAGGTATCCCCACCCAAAGTGGAGTATTGGCAGCATCATACTCACCATTTTGCCCAAAGAAACAGCTGTGATGAGGAAGCTGTAAAAAAACAACCCTGAGCTCACTGCTGCAAGGATCCAAAGGAGGAAATCAGAATCTGGGCATGGTTCTGGATCTGCAACAGAAGACAAAGCAGAGCCTCCCTGAGACATTCTAAATTTTAAGGCCCTACTCCCCACATtggtgaagaaaggaagaaatttgagCTTCCAGACCTTGATAATATTGCTAGCCTACAGGTAGTTCTGGCTATTTGGGGCTACTTCCCCAAGAGTGCCTTATCAAAGGTATAAGGGCAAACTTGATGACAGTTATCACTCCAGAGTGAGTGCCCCAGCCTGCCAATACAAAAAAAGACCTTCCCcaacccattttattttataatcagaatgCTGTTTGGTTTGCTACCCATACTAAGCAAGGCTACCATGTGACTGTCCagagaactcttttttttttttttcacgtggGATTATTTATTGTTCCCTGAGAATGCAGGGCCTTTTTGAGGATTATGAAAGGTCAGTTGCAACTTTCATGTTAATTAAGAGAGTCATAATTATGTAGATTCCATGCCCTCATAccccctctttttattttttttatttttttaaattttttaaaatttattggtgtgaaaattgttagtaaaattacatagatttcaggtgtacaattctgcattacatcatctataaatcccattgtgtgttcaccacctggagtcagttctccttccatcaccatatatttgatcccccttaccctcatctcccaccccccacccctcttcagAGAACTCTTAAAGAGAATTTCCACAACCTTAAAAATGAACCACctgaaattaaagaacaaaactatTCTCATGCAAAGAAGACAGCAACAGCATGCATAGGTGTCAGTTTAGTGATATAGTTTTGCTCACCAATGACATAAATCTGGGTTCCATTGCCCATGCCCACATAGTAAGGAGGGGGGTACATGAGCTCCACCTTGCAGATGTAGAGTCCCGTGTCCATGGCTCTCAGCCCTTGGATGGTGAGGTTCACTTTGTTTCCACTGGAAGTGCCAATGCAGGTGGAATCATCTAGGAAGGTCAATTCACTCTCCACCATGTACGTTGCAGCGCAGACTTCAGTTGTCTGGCTCCCAGCCTGCCGTAGCACTGTCACCCGGACCTCAGTGGCTTTGCCTGAAGACTCATACTCACACACAATGCTGGCAACACCTCGGCTGCTGGCCAGCACCACTGCAGGCTGGTCCACGTGCATTCCTAACATGGAAAAACCAAAGAGAACTCAGTGAAATCATGTTCACCCACCACCAGGCCCAGGTAAAACTTCAAGCCAGCAAAGGTTTATCTTTGATGGGCACCCTCCAACTTTACCTTTCAGTTATTCTCTTCTTCTGAAACAAGCCCATCACCCTCCCCTATCCCTTCCCTTCTCATCCATCCCAGCTTTCCCTCCATCTCTCAGCTGTCCTCCAGCTACTGTCCATAAAGGTATTTCCTTATTGGAAAATAGTTTCTTGAAGGTAATCAGTTGTGGCAGGAATTGTCATGCCTTCTCTGTGGACTTCATTTTCCCTCACATGTAGGAAAAGGGGATTAGATTAGATGATATCAGAGCTCCTTCCAAACTCTGGTATTCtaagtttataataaaattggaGGAACTATATATAGTTCAGGAAGTATGAGTCGTAGGGGAAATTTTGGAGGCTGAGGTATAGAATATTGCCTCATATCTCAAAACATACCTCAGAAACCTCTGTCGACATTTACCTGTCCCTGTACCCCTATTACCAGAAAGTAGCTGAGCCTTGGTTCACAGTGCCAACCACCGCCTTCCCTGGCGTTATTATCATAAAGTGAGGGATGCTGCTAGATGAAGGAAGCCACAGAGCAGAGGGCACCGGGTCGTTTCCTCTCCAGGCTGAGGCAACCCTGCTGTTAACTTCTGTGGGCttcccctgccaccaccaccacgtCTTCCGCTGCCTTCTCTCCTCACTTGAAAACCCTCATGGGGTGttctttttccctctggcttctaCAGAATACGAGAAGCCAGCTCTACATACGAAACGGCTCCCATCATCTAAAATATGGCGGCTTCATGTCAAATTACCTTTCTGTAACTAACTCCTCTCAGTCAATCATACAAGTGACACCCACAACTTGTACTGAACAATGTCACTTATCTTGCTCAAAGCCTTTGCTGCCTTACATAATATGTgttgcaaaaacaaataaaataaataacattcaaTATCCTCCATGATCTAATCCCAACCTAACACTGGAGTCTGAGATTCCATGACGCTTCTTTCTGTATATAAATTACTCTATGTTGAAGGTGCTAGTCCTTTCCCCAGAGCACTTATACTGGACAATATATGTCCTCAGAATAGAGAACAATATGGCAGCAGCCATTGCCATGGATAATCCAGCAGTCCTGACTGGCTAGACAACAGTCTCCTTCCACAACCCTCATCTCTGTCTATCAGAGATGCCCTCTGACACCCTCTGAGCATCCTCTGAGCATTAAGTCTACTTAATCAAGTTCTGTCCTATATTAAAGCTCTTTGTCCATTAATCACacctcctccagcttctgcttTTGGCTTATAAACTCTTGGGAGCAGCCACTACATCCTGCCCAAATAGACACTCGATAATCATTATAGTATTGACTCTAAGCGTAAAGACGAACAAATGTCCTGCTTTATCCCAGGAAAACTCCAAATTATCGCCACTAAATCTGCTCACATTCAATTTCCCAGTATCTACAGTGGGAGGATCCTAGTTATAGGTTGAGATAAATTTcctaaaaagtaaatttgaatatTTCTAAAGGTCCAaaacatgtgaaataaaataatatatatgaatatttcttATCCAGTAAAAATTCAATCATCAAACATCTTTTGAACACCTACTTCATACAAACTACATGGTTTCTGGACCAAGAAGGTCCAGAGAGAAATAAAGTTGAAATTCAGTGGAAATGCTCATCATTTTACACCATATCACAAAACCTAGTAGCAACCTTTACAGAgctttattttacttgaaaactGGCGAATCTGCCTCTGAAGTCCACAGATAGATCAGGCAGCAATTGAGTATCTTATGCCAAACAAACTGATggcttgtcttctttctttttttcttcctttcttcttttcttccttcctctctttgtttttgttttgcaatttcaaactgtttcatttttttaaataattagctACCTCGTTTATAGAGTTGATTAAGAAGACCTTAAAACCTTGAATTAAGTAAAGAAAGGTTAAGATTTTAAACAAGCTGGCTAATTAGTTTATAGAAGAGAATTAGAGAACTTTAAAACCTTGAATTGGGGAGGAAAGAAACTTTCCAtgatttcttcaataaatgttattttaaaagaaaaattttgatcTCACTCTGATTCCAAAGTCAGATGTATTCAGGACTGTGGATATCTCTTCTCTCTTAAATCACTTAACTTTAcagtattttcttccattcatatAGGAGAGTCTGAAATTGCTTATGTCTCCCAAACCAAATCAGATATATTTATCAAGCCCCTACCCAGTGTCCGGCTCTCTGCTATGAGCTGTATCTCTGCTTATTTGCTGCTGCCAGCTGTCCCCTGACTGCCTTGGGATTCAGAGCTATCTAAGCCAGGAGACTGGAGTTTTACCTTTAGCTTATGGCTTTGCTAGAAATCACTGCCCTTgactgctgaaagaaatgaaacccAGATGGGAGAAACACCTCCTCCACCTTCATGCTCCAAAAGCCTCACTCACCTTTGGAAAAGATGGGGatgaagagaagagaaatcaGAGCAGTGCAGGGCCAGTTTCTAGAAACCAGATCCATCTGAGCTGCGTGCCTCCGGAATCCAAAGCAAACCCTGGCTGTATGGGAACGGTGTGCAGGTCTTCAGGAAGCAGAGCAAAACCTTTCAGGATCCTGAAGCTTTGAAATGTGTTTGAACCCACACAGAATCAAGGACTTTATACAGCTGGCTTTGATCCCAGATAAGTATTAGTATCTAGTACGTTTAGACAGTACCTGAATagaaagcttttttgttttggttttacgAGAAAGGAAGCCGTGGGTTTAGCTGTTACGTCGAAAAGATAACCTCAAACactcaaaataaaactaaaaaaaaaaaaaaaaaaattcatggctGGAAAATGTAGTCAAGTTGAAACTAAAGCTTTGAGGAAAACTAATTGGAGCCTTGAGGGCAGGAGTCCCCTAAATCCCAATTTTATCCCCAATTGTCTGGGAATCTTTCAGCACCCAGTTCATTTCATTGACACACCCCAAAACTGCTAAGCTGCCGGCTCTCTGAGCCCTTAAGCTAATGACAGAATTAGTCTATGGACATTATCAATAAAAGCTCTGCTTTCTACCTGTGGAGCACCATCTATGGCATTACAGgtaagagtttttatttctcctagcTCCATTTGGTTGagagaaaataccaaaataacaagaaataattGTCTCTGCCACTGGTTTTGCAGATTAGGAAAGAATTCAGGTGCTCTTGAAAGCCTTAACAAAGACAAACCAGAGTTGAAGAGGtccaaaaaaaatcaaccaaaatgATCCAAGAGATTCAAAACTTCCATAAGaagatagacattttttttttctaaagggaaTTTTTCAAGCAGGAAATCCAAGAACTCAGGTTAAATATGACTGAAGTGCTTAAATTCATCAAAGTTGTAGGTTGGACAAGTGTTCATCCTATAAGAGAATATTAAGCATTGGGGACCCTCCCTTCAAACAGGGgagttttcatatatttcaatgatgaaagaaacatttattgagaacttaatGATATTCCAGAAATTGTGTATACTTGGGATTGAAcaataataagacaaaaacaTAGTCAGTGCTTTAAGAGACTTTTAGAAGACTGACATGCAAACAGACAGTTACGACATGGAATGTGGTATTTGCCTACGTAAGACCTTCCCAGTTTCCCATTGTCCATGCACCTCAGCACGTCAGAGGAGGCTCTGTAGAAAAGGAATCTAATGCCTCTCTTTTTATCCCATCTTCCAGCATTCCCTCACATGTCTCCTTCCTCTGTTTGTCTTTTCTCCAACACCTCTTTCAGGTCTCATCATTTTTATCCATGCTATTCCTACtgccttttttcttcccctcacctGTTTTATCCTCCCTCTCATCCTCCCTGAGTAAGCTAAGGTGTCGGCTCTTCCAAGAAGCCTCTCATgacctgcatttttttttttgatactctCCTAGCATCTTATATAAGCCTTTAAATCTCAGCTGAAATGCCAGTAGACAATAACAACAGACAATAGGAACTTACTAAAGGCCACATCCTAGACTGGGCACTGGaaatataacaatgaaaaatgtaCATTCCTGCCCTTGAGAGGAACCCACAGTGTGGCAGGGGTAGACGCCTAAACCCATGATCATGGGAGAATGGATACATGCTGGAACTGTAGTATAGCACAAGCTGTAGTCATTGGTTCAGCAGTCATTGGTTCAGCGTAAGGAAGTCAGAAAGGGCGTCTCTGAGAAAGTAAAACCTGAGCTTATTATTGAGGACCAAGGCAAGGGGTGGGTATTCAGACAAAAAGAACTTTATGTGCCAATGTTGGAAAGGGCATGAGACATCCATTATGGTCAGAGGAAAAGGTCAGCATGGAGATCAGCAGTAGGTGGAAGCTGATGTTCTTGGTAAGGAGGGCCAATGCACCACAGGAGCAAATTGGCATGGCTGTTCCCATTATAGGGAAATTCCCCCTCGCATAGGAAGAGAGGTGGGGAGGACGGGTTCAGCTAAGAATAAGATATAACAAGAAAAACCAGGAAGGAGACTATTGCAATATTCCAGGCAACCAGgaattggcaaacattttctgtcaaGGGCCAGAGAGGGAATATATTAGGTTTTGCAGGCCGTATGGTCTCTGTTGccactactcaactctgctgttgtagagTGAAGGCAGCCACAGAAAATATGTGagtgaatgggcatggctgtgttccaataaaacattatttacaatgtacctcaacattatttacaattatcctcaattaaaaagaaaacccataatttacaaaaacaggtggagGTTGGATTTGGCCGGTGGACCATGGTCTGCCAACTCTTGGTCTAAACAAAGGCAATGACAGCAGTGGTGACAGGGACCCAAAGAAGACTAATCCATAACCAGTGAGTAGATGAAGAAGTTTAGGATGACACCAGATTTATGGCTTGGGAGGTACTGTGGTGCTGCCAGGAATTGTTCAAATGTTTGTGGAGTTTTATCTCATTCAAGTCTCAAGACAACTCTACGAAACAAGGATTATTGTCTTCCCCAATTTATAAAGGAGGAAATCAAGGAATTGAGAGTTGAGGAGACTTATCCAATCCCCCATAGTcaatggtggagccaggatttgaagctAGTGATGCTGTTAATCACTACACTATAGCgaaggctttaaaataaaacagaaggggATTTGAATCCTAGCACAGAGACTTGCTAACTGCTCATCTGGGGCCGAGAGCCCAATGTCCTCCAGAAAACAGTGCTTACTTCTGAAGTCTATgacaaggattaaataagataatacatgtaatatGTATAAAAGACCTATTATGGTAGTTGGCCACTCAATAAATAGGAGTCTTTTTATTATAGAgtcactgagaaaacagaagtgCAATTTACTGGAATAGAGAACGTAAGAAGAGCAGATCAAGAAGTGAAGATTGTGAGTGCCATTTGGGCATGTTGAGTTTATGGTTTCCATAGATGGGAAGGTAGAGAGACTTGAAAGCAATTTCCAATATGGATCTGGAGCACAGGATAAATATCTGACTTAAACACATTAGCTTAGGCAACCATGAAGCCACTGATAAAAATTTCACAGGGCCAAGGCACACTATAAACATTTGAACACTCTACAAACATTTGTTAAGAGAACAGATGAGTGAGTGAAAACTGTTTAACCTTAGAAGAGATGAAGGTTGTACCAGGAACTTTCAAAGAAGTTTTACAAAGTCCCCTAATTGTACTTTTATGAAACTATTTCTTCCAtagtaagaaaattaaattgttgCGAAAACACTAGGTAAAAGAATGTTGGTGGAAAAGATATATTCACATATACTATCCGATAGATTACTTgataattacaaaggggaaaagataACAAATCCAGCAGCTACTGCCTTAACCAAGTGATCGAAGTAAAGATCACCCATATTGGGACGTTTTGTATCATGTGCCTCCAGATACAATACACTGAGAAGAACACAACACCTCTGCAGTATTACTGCCAAAATTGTTTAAACTCAATCTAATCATGAAAAAACCAATTAGACAAATCCATATTGGTGTTCCTCTGCAAAACAATTGACCTTTAAAACTGGCCTTTGATTCCTCAAGAATAAATTCTTTGTAAGACTGAAGTTTTTCAAAATAGGAAGtagaaagcaaaaattataagaccACTATTAACATGGTAGGCATAGATAAGCCAACTGAAATTTAGAAAGAggaagcaacttgctcaaggttactcTTCAACCCTCTTCCTCACATCCATTCTCCACCTGGGAGACAGACCCCAGTGGATGACTGGGTTTCCTGGCTGGTTGTCTTCTGGGAGGGATCAGCTAATAGGGGCACCAGCAGAACATTAAAGGGCACGAGGACAGAGATCAGGATATTTCTTCCCTGGTCTCTCCCAGATTCGGGGCCCTGTTTCTAGCAGTACCAGTAGCCCTGCACAAATACAGCTCTTGTTTGGTGGCCCCTACCTCTCTTCTATGACGCTAGTTCTCACTATTTCTTTCCCTAGTCCTTTTAGTCCTGTGAATGGTATCAGCTGCCACCGTTGCTACCACCTGAGTTCATTAACATCCTCTGCCCCCTTCCCTCTTTAACACCTCTCAAAACATAGTTCTTTCATAAATCTCTTATTTGAACCTCATGTGTCCTGTGGAGTAGTTGATTGATCCAGTCctacagctggtaagtggcaaaaaacaaatttaaattctgGTCTCATTCCCATCcagtacttatttttttctctattatctcATGTGCAATAACATGTTGTATCACTTACAGTTGTATCTATTACAGTCAATCATGTCTCCCctatttcaaattctacttccACAACACTCACCCTCTCACCCCACACATAGCATTTATAAAAACTAGGACCTCTTTTGTATATAAGAGGTGATAGAGAATTTCTGGATTTTGATTTAGGTCTCAATTCTTTTTGTCTTGCACCTCATTTCCAGTTCTGGGGAAAGTGCTAATAAGGAAGGATTGATTCAATCAGAAGATAGACAGATACTAATGCAcccagcacagtggttaagagcatagcTAGAGTCAGACAGACATGAGTTCAAGTCTTGGATCTACTGCTTACTAGATGTGATCTTAGACGaggtttttgaatttttcttatcgtcagtttcctcatctgtaaaatatggctAATTGTGGTAAATATCTTACAGGGTTAGTGTAA includes these proteins:
- the CTLA4 gene encoding cytotoxic T-lymphocyte protein 4; amino-acid sequence: MRPAHRSHTARVCFGFRRHAAQMDLVSRNWPCTALISLLFIPIFSKGMHVDQPAVVLASSRGVASIVCEYESSGKATEVRVTVLRQAGSQTTEVCAATYMVESELTFLDDSTCIGTSSGNKVNLTIQGLRAMDTGLYICKVELMYPPPYYVGMGNGTQIYVIDPEPCPDSDFLLWILAAVSSGLFFYSFLITAVSLGKMLKKRSPLTTGVYVKMPPTEPECEKQFQPYFIPIN